In Xanthomonas sp. SI, the following are encoded in one genomic region:
- a CDS encoding RNA-binding S4 domain-containing protein codes for MNEPLVQPSVVRLDVWLWAARFFKTRSVAKQAVETGKVDVAGQRPKSSRAVRVGEQLRVERGEEVFEIQVLALSDDRGPASVAQTLYQESDASRERRAQQRGQRSAERNGYQAPDGKPDKRARRLIRALGDLDAL; via the coding sequence ATGAATGAACCGCTAGTGCAACCGAGCGTGGTCCGGCTGGATGTCTGGCTGTGGGCCGCACGCTTCTTCAAGACCCGCAGCGTGGCCAAGCAGGCGGTGGAAACCGGCAAGGTCGACGTGGCCGGGCAGCGCCCGAAATCCTCGCGCGCGGTGCGCGTGGGCGAGCAGTTGCGCGTGGAGCGCGGCGAGGAGGTGTTCGAGATCCAGGTGCTGGCGCTCAGCGACGACCGCGGCCCGGCCAGCGTCGCGCAGACGCTGTACCAGGAGAGCGACGCCTCGCGCGAGCGGCGCGCGCAGCAACGCGGGCAACGCAGCGCCGAACGCAACGGCTACCAGGCCCCCGATGGCAAGCCGGATAAGCGCGCACGGCGCCTGATCCGCGCGCTGGGCGATCTGGACGCGTTGTAG
- the katG gene encoding catalase/peroxidase HPI: protein MTSESKCPFHSAASSGTTNKDWWPKQLRVDLLSQHSSKTNPLGETFDYAKAFNALDLQALKQDLRALMTDSQDWWPADFGHYGPLFIRMAWHSAGTYRTGDGRGGGGRGQQRFAPLNSWPDNVSLDKARRLLWPIKQKYGQAISWADLMILTGNVALESMGFKTFGFAGGREDTWEPDQDVYWGRETTWLGGDVRYAHGSDGVDKAGGVLVSDDDADGDVHTRDLENPLAAVQMGLIYVNPEGPDGNPDPLLAAKDIRDTFARMAMNDEETVALIAGGHTFGKTHGAGPADNVGAEPEASELESQGLGWHNRFGSGKGGDTITSGLEVTWTSTPAQWSHDFFEHLFKFEWELSKSPAGAHQWVAKNAEALIPDAHDASKKHLPTMLTTDLALRFDPAYAAISRRFLEHPEQFADAFARAWFKLTHRDMGPRARYLGPEVPAEELVWQDPIPALDHALVDAQDIAALKQTLLGSGLSIAQLVSTAWASASTFRGSDKRGGANGARIRLAPQKDWEVNQPEQLAQVLAVLERIQTQFNGAQSGGKKISLADLIVLGGAAAVEQAAKNAGQTLTVPFVPGRMDATQAQTDVESFAVLEPAADGFGNYSKRRYAVSAEALLIDKAQLLTLTAPEMTVLVGGLRVLGANVGQSAHGVFTKRADTLSNDFFANLLDMGIEWKATSDSKELYAGRDRASGEQKWTGTRVDLVFGSNAILRALAEVYASADAQQKFVQDFVAAWSKVMQLDRFDLAA, encoded by the coding sequence ATGACCAGCGAATCGAAGTGCCCGTTCCACAGCGCCGCCAGCAGCGGCACCACGAACAAGGACTGGTGGCCCAAGCAATTGCGCGTGGACCTGCTCAGCCAGCATTCGTCCAAAACCAATCCGCTGGGCGAGACGTTCGATTACGCCAAGGCGTTCAACGCGCTCGATCTGCAGGCGCTGAAGCAGGACCTGCGCGCGTTGATGACCGATTCGCAGGACTGGTGGCCGGCCGACTTCGGCCACTACGGCCCGTTGTTCATCCGCATGGCCTGGCATAGCGCCGGCACCTACCGCACCGGCGATGGCCGTGGCGGCGGCGGCCGCGGCCAGCAGCGCTTCGCTCCGCTCAACAGCTGGCCGGACAACGTCAGCCTGGACAAGGCGCGGCGCCTGCTGTGGCCGATCAAGCAGAAGTACGGGCAGGCGATTTCCTGGGCCGACCTGATGATCCTCACCGGCAACGTCGCGCTGGAATCGATGGGCTTCAAGACCTTCGGTTTCGCCGGCGGCCGCGAAGACACCTGGGAGCCGGACCAGGACGTGTACTGGGGCCGCGAGACCACCTGGCTGGGCGGCGACGTGCGCTATGCGCATGGCTCCGACGGCGTGGACAAGGCCGGCGGCGTGCTGGTCTCCGACGACGACGCCGATGGCGACGTGCACACGCGCGATCTGGAGAATCCGTTGGCCGCGGTGCAGATGGGCCTGATCTACGTCAATCCGGAAGGCCCGGACGGCAATCCCGATCCGCTGCTCGCCGCCAAGGACATCCGCGACACCTTCGCGCGCATGGCGATGAACGACGAAGAGACGGTGGCGCTGATCGCAGGCGGCCACACTTTCGGCAAGACCCATGGCGCCGGCCCGGCCGACAATGTCGGTGCCGAACCGGAAGCCAGCGAGCTGGAGTCGCAGGGCCTGGGCTGGCACAACCGCTTCGGCAGCGGCAAGGGCGGCGACACCATCACCAGCGGCCTGGAAGTCACCTGGACCAGCACCCCGGCGCAGTGGAGCCATGATTTCTTCGAACACCTGTTCAAGTTCGAGTGGGAACTGAGCAAGAGCCCGGCCGGCGCGCACCAGTGGGTGGCGAAGAACGCCGAAGCGCTGATCCCGGACGCGCACGATGCGTCGAAGAAGCATCTGCCGACCATGCTCACCACCGACCTGGCGCTGCGCTTCGATCCGGCCTACGCCGCGATCTCGCGCCGCTTCCTGGAACACCCCGAGCAGTTCGCCGATGCCTTCGCCCGCGCCTGGTTCAAGTTGACCCACCGCGACATGGGGCCGCGTGCGCGCTACCTGGGTCCCGAGGTGCCGGCCGAAGAACTGGTCTGGCAGGATCCGATCCCCGCGCTGGATCACGCGCTGGTCGATGCGCAGGACATCGCCGCGCTGAAGCAGACGCTGCTCGGTTCGGGCCTGAGCATCGCCCAGCTGGTCTCGACCGCCTGGGCGTCGGCCTCCACCTTCCGCGGTTCGGACAAGCGCGGCGGCGCCAACGGCGCGCGCATCCGCCTGGCCCCGCAGAAGGATTGGGAGGTCAACCAGCCCGAACAGCTGGCGCAGGTGCTGGCCGTGCTGGAGCGCATCCAGACGCAGTTCAACGGCGCGCAGAGCGGCGGCAAGAAGATCTCGCTGGCCGACCTGATCGTGCTCGGCGGCGCCGCCGCGGTCGAGCAGGCCGCGAAGAACGCGGGGCAGACGCTGACCGTGCCGTTCGTCCCCGGGCGCATGGATGCCACGCAGGCGCAGACCGACGTCGAATCGTTCGCGGTGCTCGAACCGGCGGCAGACGGCTTCGGCAACTACAGCAAGCGCCGCTACGCGGTCTCCGCCGAAGCGCTGCTGATCGACAAGGCGCAGCTGCTGACCCTGACCGCGCCGGAGATGACCGTGCTGGTCGGCGGCCTGCGCGTGCTCGGCGCCAATGTCGGGCAGTCGGCGCACGGCGTGTTCACCAAGCGCGCCGACACGCTGAGCAACGACTTCTTCGCCAACCTGCTGGACATGGGGATCGAGTGGAAGGCGACCTCGGACAGCAAGGAGCTGTATGCAGGCCGCGACCGCGCGAGCGGCGAGCAGAAATGGACCGGTACGCGCGTGGACCTGGTGTTCGGTTCCAACGCGATCCTGCGTGCTCTTGCCGAGGTGTACGCCAGCGCCGACGCGCAGCAGAAGTTCGTGCAGGACTTCGTCGCGGCCTGGAGCAAGGTGATGCAGCTGGATCGTTTCGATCTGGCTGCTTGA
- a CDS encoding glutathione S-transferase family protein — MSTEIVLYTHPMSRGRVARWMLEETGLPYQAVILDYGTTMKAPEYLAINPMGKVPALRHGDTVVTENAAICAYLADLVLERQLAPPPGSPARADYYRWLFFMAGPVEGLLTAKEGGALAPARSAGYGREADLMQTLEQAVAGREHLAGDRFSAADLYTAACLAYYMRIGLLEPRPAFAAFAQRHADRPALLRASAIDAALLAAHPHPDMPASVAPAVA, encoded by the coding sequence ATGTCCACCGAGATCGTGCTCTACACCCACCCCATGTCGCGCGGCCGCGTCGCCCGCTGGATGCTGGAGGAAACCGGCCTGCCGTACCAGGCGGTCATCCTCGACTACGGCACCACGATGAAGGCGCCGGAGTATCTGGCGATCAACCCGATGGGCAAGGTGCCCGCGCTGCGCCATGGCGACACCGTGGTCACCGAGAACGCGGCGATCTGCGCCTATCTGGCCGATCTGGTGCTGGAGCGGCAACTGGCGCCGCCGCCGGGATCGCCGGCACGCGCCGACTATTACCGCTGGCTGTTCTTCATGGCCGGGCCGGTCGAGGGACTGTTGACCGCGAAGGAAGGTGGCGCGCTGGCGCCGGCACGCAGCGCCGGCTATGGCCGCGAGGCCGATCTGATGCAGACGCTGGAACAGGCGGTCGCGGGCCGCGAGCACCTGGCCGGCGACCGTTTCAGCGCGGCCGACCTGTATACCGCCGCATGCCTGGCGTACTACATGCGCATCGGCCTGCTCGAGCCGCGCCCGGCATTCGCCGCGTTCGCGCAGCGCCATGCCGACCGTCCTGCATTGCTGCGTGCCAGTGCGATCGACGCTGCATTGCTCGCGGCGCATCCGCATCCGGACATGCCGGCAAGCGTGGCGCCGGCGGTCGCCTAG
- the mutS gene encoding DNA mismatch repair protein MutS — translation MQNREKTQSPGSAAEHTPLMKQFFAAKSEYPELLLFFRMGDFYELFYDDARKAARLLDITLTQRGSSGGAPIPMAGVPVHAYEGYLARLVALGESVAICEQIGDPALAKGLVERKVVRVVTPGTVTDEALLDERRDTLLMAIARNKHGYGLAWADLAGGRFLVNEVDSEDALEAELARLEPAELLVPDEDQWPEFLRERRGVRRRAPWLFDADSGRRQLLNFFQLHDLSGFGIDDKPRATAAAGALLGYVEETQKQRLPHLTAIAMETAAEAIAMNAATRRHLELDTRVDGDTRNTLLGVLDSTVTPMGGRLLRRWLHRPLRLREVLVQRHHAVGTLIDRGADADLRDAFRALGDIERILTRVALRSARPRDFSTLRDGLGLLPAVRTILAPLDSPRLAALATELGQHDEIAHLLASAIAEQPPLKLSDGGVIAADYDAELDELRRLSTHADQFLIDLEARERASSGIATLKVGYNRVHGYYIEISKGQAEKAPVHYTRRQTLTNAERYITEELKNFEDKVLSARERSLSREKLLYEALLDTLGDRLEPLKRAAAALSELDVLAGFAERAQALDWAQPELETAPCLRIERGRHPVVEAVREQPFEPNDLDLHPDRRMLVITGPNMGGKSTYMRQNALIVLLAHIGSYVPATRAVIGPIDRILTRIGAGDDLARGQSTFMVEMAETSYILHHASAQSLVLMDEIGRGTSTYDGLALADAVARHLAHHNRCYTLFATHYFELTALADESVEGGASGIANVHLDAVEHGDKLVFMHAVKDGPANRSFGLQVAALAGLPKATVAQARRRLAELEQRGGESHASQMAPQALDAPQQFGLFAAASSAAQDALAALDPDELTPKQALEALYRLKSLL, via the coding sequence ATGCAAAATCGAGAAAAAACCCAATCTCCTGGAAGCGCCGCGGAACACACCCCGCTGATGAAGCAGTTCTTCGCCGCCAAGTCCGAGTACCCGGAACTGCTGCTGTTCTTCCGCATGGGCGATTTCTACGAGCTGTTCTACGACGACGCGCGCAAGGCGGCGCGGCTGCTGGACATCACCCTGACCCAGCGCGGCAGCTCCGGTGGCGCGCCGATCCCGATGGCCGGGGTGCCGGTGCATGCCTACGAGGGCTATCTGGCGCGGCTGGTGGCGCTGGGCGAGTCGGTGGCGATCTGCGAGCAGATCGGCGATCCGGCGCTGGCCAAGGGCCTGGTCGAGCGCAAGGTGGTGCGCGTGGTCACCCCGGGCACGGTCACCGACGAGGCGCTGCTCGACGAGCGCCGCGACACCTTGCTGATGGCGATCGCGCGCAACAAGCACGGCTACGGCCTGGCCTGGGCCGATCTGGCCGGCGGCCGCTTCCTGGTCAACGAGGTCGATAGCGAGGACGCGCTGGAAGCGGAGCTGGCGCGGCTGGAGCCGGCCGAGCTGCTGGTGCCCGACGAGGACCAGTGGCCGGAATTCCTGCGCGAGCGCCGCGGCGTGCGCCGCCGCGCGCCGTGGCTGTTCGACGCCGACAGCGGCCGCCGACAGCTGCTGAACTTCTTCCAGCTGCACGATCTCAGCGGCTTCGGCATCGACGACAAGCCACGCGCCACCGCCGCCGCCGGCGCCCTGCTCGGCTACGTGGAGGAGACGCAAAAGCAGCGCCTGCCGCACCTGACCGCGATCGCGATGGAAACCGCGGCCGAGGCGATCGCGATGAACGCCGCCACACGCCGCCACCTGGAGCTGGACACGCGCGTGGATGGCGATACCCGCAACACATTGCTCGGCGTGCTCGACAGCACGGTCACGCCGATGGGCGGGCGCCTGCTGCGGCGCTGGCTGCACCGCCCGCTGCGCCTGCGCGAGGTGCTGGTGCAGCGCCATCATGCGGTCGGCACGCTGATCGACCGCGGCGCCGATGCCGACCTGCGCGACGCGTTCCGCGCGCTCGGCGACATCGAACGCATCCTCACCCGCGTCGCGCTGCGCTCGGCGCGCCCGCGCGACTTCTCCACGCTGCGCGACGGCCTGGGCCTGCTGCCGGCGGTACGCACGATCCTGGCGCCGCTGGATTCGCCGCGGCTGGCCGCGCTGGCCACGGAACTGGGCCAGCACGACGAGATCGCGCACCTGCTGGCCTCGGCGATCGCCGAGCAGCCGCCGCTCAAGCTCAGCGACGGCGGCGTCATCGCCGCCGACTACGACGCCGAGCTGGACGAACTGCGCCGGCTCAGCACCCACGCCGACCAGTTCCTGATCGACCTGGAAGCGCGCGAGCGCGCCAGCAGCGGCATCGCCACGCTGAAGGTCGGCTACAACCGCGTGCACGGCTACTACATCGAGATCAGCAAGGGCCAGGCGGAAAAGGCGCCGGTGCACTACACGCGGCGACAGACGCTGACCAATGCCGAGCGCTACATCACCGAGGAACTGAAGAACTTCGAGGACAAGGTGCTGTCGGCGCGCGAGCGCTCGCTGTCGCGCGAGAAGCTGCTGTACGAAGCCTTGCTGGACACGCTGGGCGATCGCCTGGAGCCGCTCAAGCGCGCCGCCGCCGCGCTCAGCGAACTGGACGTGCTGGCCGGCTTCGCCGAACGCGCGCAGGCGCTGGACTGGGCGCAGCCGGAACTGGAGACCGCGCCGTGCCTGCGCATCGAACGCGGCCGCCATCCGGTGGTGGAAGCGGTGCGCGAGCAGCCGTTCGAACCCAACGACCTGGACCTGCATCCGGACCGGCGCATGCTGGTCATCACCGGCCCGAACATGGGCGGTAAATCCACCTACATGCGCCAGAACGCGTTGATCGTGCTGCTGGCGCACATCGGCAGCTACGTGCCGGCGACGCGTGCGGTGATCGGCCCGATCGACCGCATCCTGACCCGCATCGGCGCCGGCGACGACCTGGCGCGCGGCCAGTCCACCTTCATGGTCGAGATGGCCGAGACCAGCTACATCCTGCACCACGCCAGTGCGCAGTCGCTGGTGCTGATGGACGAGATCGGCCGCGGCACCTCGACCTACGACGGCCTGGCCCTGGCCGACGCGGTGGCGCGCCATTTGGCCCACCACAACCGCTGCTACACCCTGTTCGCCACGCACTATTTCGAGCTCACTGCGCTGGCCGACGAATCGGTCGAAGGCGGCGCCAGCGGCATCGCCAACGTGCACCTGGACGCGGTCGAGCACGGCGACAAACTGGTGTTCATGCACGCGGTCAAGGACGGCCCGGCCAATCGCAGTTTCGGCCTGCAGGTGGCGGCGCTGGCCGGCCTGCCGAAAGCCACCGTCGCGCAGGCGCGGCGGCGGCTGGCGGAGCTGGAGCAACGCGGCGGCGAGAGCCACGCCTCGCAGATGGCACCGCAGGCGCTGGACGCGCCGCAGCAGTTCGGCCTGTTCGCGGCCGCCTCGTCGGCGGCGCAGGACGCGCTGGCCGCGCTGGACCCGGACGAACTGACGCCCAAGCAGGCGCTGGAAGCCTTGTACCGGCTCAAGTCGCTGCTGTAG
- a CDS encoding RNA polymerase sigma factor, which yields MSSVRIWEKSYQLRHRLLRGFFLRRGSHAEDAEDLAQEVYLRLLRTTGDNAEAVANPEAYLYTVAANLAREHARSRSALPPLEDVELLAEVLKSEEDVEGAFESRQRWSDIRRAIAQLPPATQRMMELHYRDGLECPQIGAQLDVSVHMVRKHIGKGLDACRKALRAREDA from the coding sequence GTGAGCAGCGTCAGGATCTGGGAGAAGAGCTACCAGCTGCGGCATCGCCTGCTGCGCGGCTTCTTCCTTCGCCGCGGCTCGCATGCCGAGGATGCCGAGGACCTGGCGCAGGAGGTCTACCTGCGCCTGCTGCGCACCACCGGCGATAACGCCGAGGCCGTCGCCAATCCCGAGGCGTATCTGTACACCGTGGCGGCCAACCTGGCCCGCGAGCATGCGCGCTCGCGCTCTGCGCTGCCGCCGCTGGAGGATGTCGAGCTGTTGGCCGAAGTCCTGAAGAGCGAAGAGGATGTGGAGGGCGCGTTCGAAAGCAGGCAGCGCTGGAGCGATATCCGCAGGGCCATCGCGCAGCTGCCGCCGGCCACGCAGCGGATGATGGAACTGCACTATCGCGATGGCCTGGAGTGCCCGCAGATCGGTGCGCAGCTGGACGTGTCCGTGCACATGGTGCGCAAGCACATCGGCAAGGGCCTGGACGCCTGCCGCAAGGCGCTGCGCGCCAGGGAGGACGCGTGA
- a CDS encoding YafY family protein, which produces MTIRATRLLHLLDALRGRRRPVAGAELATALGVSLRTLYRDIATLRVQGADILGDPGVGYVLRPGFLLPALNFTEDELEALTLGARWVARQADPELAQAAQRAVARIAATLPGNLRLSIETSGLLVPAAADVPPPAPWLPVLRHGIRLEHVLRMDYTDANGAASQRLIWPFAMAFFGGYGMIAAWCELRRDFRHFRADRVLALADDGERYPSRRHLLIKRWRAATGYGADC; this is translated from the coding sequence ATGACCATCCGTGCGACCCGTTTGCTGCACCTGCTCGACGCCCTGCGCGGACGCCGCCGGCCGGTGGCCGGCGCCGAGCTCGCCACCGCGCTGGGCGTGAGTCTGCGCACGCTGTACCGCGATATCGCGACCTTGCGCGTACAGGGCGCCGACATCCTCGGCGACCCTGGCGTGGGCTACGTGCTGCGTCCCGGCTTCCTGCTGCCGGCGCTGAATTTCACCGAGGACGAACTGGAGGCGTTGACCCTGGGCGCGCGCTGGGTGGCGCGCCAGGCCGATCCGGAACTGGCGCAGGCGGCGCAGCGCGCGGTGGCGCGGATCGCGGCGACGTTGCCCGGCAATCTGCGCCTGTCGATCGAGACCAGCGGGCTGCTGGTGCCTGCCGCCGCAGACGTGCCGCCGCCGGCGCCGTGGCTGCCGGTGCTGCGCCATGGCATCCGCCTCGAGCACGTGCTGCGGATGGACTACACCGATGCCAACGGCGCGGCCTCGCAACGGTTGATCTGGCCGTTCGCGATGGCCTTCTTCGGCGGCTACGGCATGATCGCCGCGTGGTGCGAACTGCGCCGCGATTTCCGCCACTTCCGTGCCGACCGGGTGCTGGCCCTGGCTGACGACGGCGAACGCTATCCCTCGCGCCGGCATCTGCTGATCAAGCGCTGGCGCGCGGCCACCGGCTACGGCGCCGACTGCTGA
- a CDS encoding FecR domain-containing protein — MDGTVAEQAARWFLLNREAPLSEPQRLAFLDWMQRSPEHVREYLHALHLHRQVGAAMGMAQQQVVAAGRAAHGAHGTLAKVVPLFASTPRTQAPRVRRARRGWTLAAAAACIALGLGFGLLHLQSQTLLLTAGHGQLRDLRLADGTQLRLNADSVVRVRMGWLARRVELLQGEATFDIAADRRPFLVQVDGLQIRDIGTVFDVSRRLQGTRIGVMSGEVEVWRSDADARRLAQLDAGRVVLVDQGSGAVQRLDMPASMLLDWQQRKVSFLDERLDEVAAAFNRHNTVQVVVEDAAAASVRLSGSLDAHRVAALQAFLQRDARLAVRRDGDTVRVSSR, encoded by the coding sequence GTGGACGGGACCGTGGCCGAGCAGGCGGCCCGCTGGTTCCTGCTCAACCGCGAGGCGCCACTGAGCGAACCGCAGCGCCTGGCGTTCCTGGACTGGATGCAGCGTTCGCCCGAGCACGTGCGCGAATACCTGCATGCCTTGCACCTGCATCGCCAGGTGGGCGCCGCGATGGGGATGGCGCAGCAGCAGGTGGTGGCTGCCGGTCGCGCAGCGCACGGTGCGCACGGCACCCTGGCCAAGGTGGTGCCGTTGTTTGCCAGCACGCCGCGCACGCAGGCACCGCGCGTGCGCCGCGCGCGCCGTGGCTGGACGCTGGCGGCCGCAGCGGCCTGCATCGCGCTGGGGCTGGGTTTCGGACTGCTGCACCTGCAGTCGCAGACGCTGCTGCTGACGGCCGGACACGGACAGTTGCGCGACCTCAGGCTTGCCGACGGCACCCAGCTGCGTCTCAACGCGGACAGCGTCGTGCGTGTGCGCATGGGCTGGCTGGCGCGGCGCGTGGAGTTGCTGCAGGGCGAAGCCACCTTCGACATCGCCGCGGATCGGCGACCGTTCCTGGTACAGGTGGACGGCCTGCAGATCCGCGATATCGGTACCGTGTTCGATGTGTCGCGGCGCTTGCAGGGCACCCGCATCGGGGTGATGTCCGGCGAGGTGGAGGTCTGGCGCAGCGACGCCGATGCGCGGCGCCTGGCGCAGCTGGACGCCGGCCGGGTGGTGCTGGTCGATCAAGGCAGCGGCGCGGTGCAGCGGCTCGACATGCCGGCCTCGATGCTGCTGGACTGGCAGCAGCGCAAGGTCTCCTTCCTCGACGAACGCCTGGACGAAGTCGCGGCAGCGTTCAATCGCCACAACACGGTGCAGGTGGTGGTCGAGGACGCGGCGGCCGCATCGGTGCGCCTGTCCGGCAGCCTGGACGCGCACCGGGTCGCGGCGCTGCAGGCCTTCCTGCAGCGCGATGCGCGCTTGGCGGTGCGCCGCGATGGCGACACGGTACGGGTCTCCAGCCGCTGA
- a CDS encoding alpha-L-fucosidase — protein MIDRRTFLATGVVAVAAGFSASAAQIAAAPRPKGPAPWGAVPSARQLRWHRWEQYAFVHFAMNTFTDKEWGYGDEDPRKFDPSDFSADQIVAAAKAGNLKGIIFTAKHHDGFCLWPTRLTEHCIRNSPYKNGKGDIVGEMAAACRRAGMAFGIYLSPWDRNHAEYGRPGYLDYFRKQIVELCTGYGDLFEFWFDGANGGDGYYGGARETRKLDAPAYYDWPRMIELVHQHQPMACTFDPLGADIRWVGNEDGVAGDPCWPTMPNAPYTQENGNAGVRGAALWWPAETNTSIRPGWFYHADEDGKVRSPENLVRYFDTSVARGTNMNLNLPPDRRGRIADHDVAVLQSFGDAIRASFAIDLAKGAKASASASRGKGFEPARVLDRQADSYWSTPDGVTTPTLTLELSAVHSFDLIRLREYLPLGVRVTRFAIEAEVDGQWQRLAEAQCIGAQRILRLEHPVAARRVRLLVLDAPVCPAISEFALFRAVAPVAVARPTANAPDVLSTAGWRIVEASAPGAEKLLDDDAGTIWSVPAPKPGHPVQVTIDLGALRQVAGFSLTPSRAVMKGAAPPKGYRAESSEDGKNWQPAGGGELANIAYALSTQRLNFPEVRQIRYLRLSFAETALPAERLAIAGIGAFSRLR, from the coding sequence ATGATCGATCGTCGTACCTTTCTTGCCACGGGTGTCGTGGCCGTCGCCGCGGGTTTCAGCGCATCCGCCGCCCAGATCGCGGCTGCGCCGCGCCCGAAGGGGCCGGCACCGTGGGGCGCCGTGCCCAGCGCGCGCCAGCTGCGGTGGCATCGGTGGGAGCAATACGCCTTCGTGCATTTTGCGATGAACACCTTTACCGACAAGGAATGGGGCTACGGCGACGAAGATCCGCGCAAGTTCGATCCCAGCGATTTCTCCGCCGACCAGATCGTCGCCGCTGCCAAGGCCGGCAATCTGAAAGGGATCATCTTCACCGCCAAGCATCACGACGGGTTCTGCCTCTGGCCGACCCGCCTGACCGAGCATTGCATTCGTAATTCGCCCTACAAGAACGGCAAGGGCGACATCGTCGGCGAAATGGCGGCGGCATGCCGGCGCGCGGGCATGGCCTTCGGCATCTACCTGTCGCCGTGGGATCGCAACCACGCGGAGTACGGTCGTCCCGGCTATCTCGACTATTTCCGCAAGCAGATCGTCGAACTGTGCACGGGCTATGGCGACTTGTTCGAGTTCTGGTTCGACGGCGCCAATGGCGGCGACGGCTACTACGGTGGAGCGCGCGAAACGCGCAAGCTCGATGCGCCCGCTTACTACGACTGGCCGCGGATGATCGAGCTGGTCCACCAGCACCAGCCGATGGCCTGCACCTTCGATCCGCTCGGCGCCGATATCCGTTGGGTCGGCAACGAGGATGGCGTCGCTGGCGATCCGTGCTGGCCGACCATGCCCAATGCCCCCTACACCCAGGAAAACGGCAATGCCGGCGTGCGCGGGGCGGCGCTGTGGTGGCCGGCCGAAACCAACACCTCGATCCGCCCGGGCTGGTTCTACCATGCCGATGAAGACGGCAAGGTGCGCAGCCCGGAAAACCTGGTGCGCTATTTCGACACCTCGGTCGCGCGCGGCACCAACATGAACCTCAATCTTCCGCCGGACCGGCGCGGTCGCATCGCCGACCACGACGTGGCGGTGCTGCAGAGCTTCGGCGACGCGATCCGCGCCAGCTTCGCCATCGATCTGGCCAAGGGCGCCAAGGCCAGCGCCAGCGCGTCGCGGGGCAAGGGATTCGAGCCGGCGCGCGTGCTAGACCGCCAGGCGGACAGCTACTGGTCTACGCCGGACGGCGTCACTACGCCGACGCTGACGCTGGAACTGTCGGCGGTGCACAGCTTCGACCTGATCCGGCTGCGCGAATACCTGCCGCTGGGCGTACGCGTCACCCGCTTCGCAATCGAAGCCGAGGTCGATGGGCAATGGCAGCGCTTGGCCGAAGCGCAATGCATCGGGGCACAGCGGATCCTGCGACTCGAGCACCCGGTCGCCGCGCGCCGCGTGCGTCTGCTCGTGCTCGATGCGCCGGTCTGCCCGGCGATCAGCGAATTCGCATTGTTCCGCGCGGTTGCGCCAGTTGCGGTCGCGCGGCCGACGGCGAACGCGCCGGACGTGCTGTCCACCGCGGGTTGGCGCATCGTCGAGGCCAGTGCGCCAGGGGCGGAGAAGTTGCTCGACGACGATGCCGGCACGATCTGGAGCGTACCCGCTCCCAAGCCGGGCCATCCCGTACAGGTGACCATCGACCTCGGCGCGCTGCGCCAGGTCGCTGGCTTCAGCCTCACCCCCTCGCGCGCGGTGATGAAGGGCGCGGCGCCGCCAAAGGGCTATCGCGCCGAAAGCAGTGAAGACGGCAAGAACTGGCAGCCGGCCGGTGGCGGCGAGTTGGCCAATATCGCCTATGCGCTCTCGACCCAGCGGCTGAATTTCCCCGAGGTCCGCCAGATCCGCTACCTGCGGCTGTCGTTCGCCGAAACGGCGCTGCCCGCCGAGCGGCTGGCGATCGCCGGTATCGGTGCATTCTCGCGCTTGCGATGA